In Gossypium arboreum isolate Shixiya-1 chromosome 3, ASM2569848v2, whole genome shotgun sequence, the sequence TGGGCACGATTCTACCCAGGATTttgagaaacaagcattcgtataatccgatccctgaggattcaaccctacttcccctttactgttctttttcattatcctacagggaataggatatttttggtgctctcaacgacgcatcaatttctttttaaaatagtttttctatatttttcatttgttaaaactagtccctatacttttatttctttttgaacaatttaaatttttgttctttttttttctttttttttcttcccttttatttttctctcttcttttattCTTCATTGCAGAAATATAATCTTTGCCCACCAAATAAACCAAGTCCTTGTTTCTTTCACATTATTCCTAAATTGAATTTCACTCAAACCCGATTCTCAATCATTTTTAATCAAATATAGATTTGAATATAACCTAATTTCTAAACTAAATTGGGGTGAGAATATGCGAAGcaagttttattttgatttaagcttttaccttttctttttccataaacataaaaaaagtTTTAATAAATGGAAACAATAGAAAAACTAAGTTAAAAAAAATGAGAAGGGAGGAAAACAAAAGGAGAACCAGAATAgaatagaaaataaagaaaagaaaaggaaagttaaaagaacataaaaaaaaatttaattattcaaaacaaaaaatatgagaaccaattatataatttaacctaaaatttttatttaaaatgatgatttaacgtgccacatCAGCTTACTGTTACACCGTTAACGACAATTAAcgactcagtgactaaaatgttacaacatgatAACATAgctgactaaaacataacatttcaaacacaagtgactaaaatataacttgaGGTAAATAAAAGTAACTATTTTTATAGTGTACCTATATGTATACATAAAGTAACTTAATTTTAACTCCATCATCCATCCTTCCATTTTTCTTACAACATGTGTTCATAATATATTATGTCATTATAAATTAAACCTGATTAAAGTTGAACTTTTGGAATAAAAGTCAATAAAAAAATGATGTTTAATAAATTGCAATTTTTTATTGAGAagcattttatattaattaaaaatgagaAAGCATGTTTAtagtaattatattattatatattatgtgaATAGTATGTATACATTGATATAATACAATGAAAGATACAATGAGAGAAACTAAAATGGGGCTATCAACAAAATATCCATTTAATTTcgacaaaattttttaaaaaaaattctagacTCCTTAAAGAATTAATTGTATTTATCAATTTCATCCCGGAAGTGGGGAATACGAGGCAAATTTAATAGAAAAGTCGGATTTATTTGGTTGAAAGCGAGCAGTTTGCGGAAATGGAATTTGACTTTTAATGATGTAATACATCACATGTCCTGTGGGTATCCCCCGTCTTGGTGCTGACAACCTTAGTGCCTAAATGCTTCCCTCGTGCACgttctttctttctttcagtTAAAGTTCCATTCTTTTTGTCTTTCTTCATTACCCATCCGGTCATTCCTTTACCACGTCCAAAACCCGCCAACAACTTGCATTTCTTCTTCTGACAACTTCTCTACAATGAAGGTCCATTCTTTTTTTCCACATCAATATCATGCAATCCAGCTCttaatgtatttttttttaatttgatgtttTTTACTTATACAGGCGTTGCTAATTGGATTATGGTCAGTTTGGGTGTCTGGGGTTCTCCTTATTGCTCTATCTCTTTATGCTACGCAGAGGTTGCCACTCTCCACGAATCCTATTTTCAGCCATACAAGTTTTAGCGACCTTGACACCCCCAAAATTACTATTTTCACTGCTCCGGCGCCGTTTACAGGTTCCTCAGGGACTAAACAGAGTCTAGCTATTCGGTCATGGCTTGCTTTGTCTCCACAAATCTCAGTCATTCTCTTTAGTCAACACCATTCTGCTGCTTCTTTTGCCAAATCTTTAGGTTCCCGGGCTTTGGTTGAATCCGATATTGATTTCACGTAAGGAATTAATTTATCTTCTTTGTAGGAATCTTTATATCCTTATTCATTGACTGGTATAGAGACTGATTGGAAAATATCACTCAACTTCTAGAGTTATTTTAGCGGTGACTTTGTGGGCATTGATTAACATTCGGTTCACAACAATTTCAATAGGTTTTTTTGCTGTCTTTGGATGATATAGGTTTCTTGGGGTTCCTTTCTTTCATTCCATGGTGGCAAAATCACGGGCATTTAAATCTGACATATATGTTTTTTTGGATACTGAAACTATTCTCCTCCCTGACTTTGTGTTGGCATTGAATTATGCTCATAAACTTGATGATGATTGGCTCCTTTTTGCTTCTCCACGAGATGTTCCAAATTTCCCATTCTATCTGGATGAGGATAGGAAACATTGGCTAAAAGATGGCCAAAGGATAAGAATTCAGGAGGTACGTATAGAATCCACATCGAAATTGGAGATCTAGTGGGAAAAACTTCATTTGACATCACTGTCCATTTCATCAGTTGCAGGATACTCTTGGCTCAAGTTGGCAGTGGAGTTGTTGTGACAGTAGAATGGTCATAGCATGGAACAATGGGGAGATGCCCTTACATCATGGGGTGCTTCCTCCTTTCCTATATGGAAAGGGAGTTTACAACCATTGGCTAATCAACGAGGCTTTGTCTAGTGGATTAAGGTTCGTGTTTGATGCCAGTTGGACTATCTCAAACATTGCCCTGGGGGATTCAAGTTATCAGTCTAACTGTTTCGTTAAGAGTTCCAATGTTTCGGATATTGAAAAGGGAAGTTGGGAGTATGATTGCAATTCTCATCTTGCAGCAGTGTATGGATTATCATCTCTTCACGGATTTAATTATTCTGCTGTGATGAAACTTGTTAAATGTGATGGCCGATACCTTCTTATTAATGCCACAGAAGATTTCCTTCATACATATGCCTACAAAAGGAAGAGCTTATGGAAAAGACACATCCCAAAATGCCGGAGATCAAAGACAACTTTGGCTTGTGTTGTTAGAACTATAAAGACGCAGAACGAAACGTCAGGTTGCTCTCTGAAAGATGGATCGGTTCACACAAAAACATTAAAGCTTTCCTATTCCTTAGAGTCACTTCTTGCTATCACTGCAGACGAGAATAAGACAGTTGTGCTCACGGTTGCTGGATATAGTTATAAGGACATGCTAATGAGTTGGGTCTGCAGATTGAGGCGCCTCAGAATCACAAACTTTTTGGTTTCTTCACTTGATTATGAGACCTATCAGTTCTCCGTAATGCAGGTATTTCCTCTTATTCTTCTATAGCTAATCTTAGTTTTAATAACTATTTGTATTCTGTGAAAACAGATTTTGGAACTAAATCAGAAGTTATGACATGATTTATGTAGAATAAGTATAGTTGTTGCTAGAAAATATTGCCTTTGCCTCTTCATAAAATCTATTTTAGATTTTCTTCTGGCTAGGGATTGGCCTTATAGGATGATTTAAAGACCTTGTTTGTGGTAGTTTTCTTGTTTTCTCTCTTCTACGGTCACagtgtcttttttttttctttttggtcccCAAAATATAAGATCTAATAGCATTAAATCCAAGTTCTGTAATGGTGATGATTTACTGTCCTTGTAATCTTCTGGGAATTCTTTCTCAACATTCTCCGCCAAAACATTCTGGACCTTTTTCCGGCATGCATCTGAATGAAGGATTCTGTTTTGTTCTAGGGCCTGCCTGTTTTCAATGATCCATCAGCTCCAAGTAATATTAGCTTTAATGACTGCCACTTTGGAACGGAATGCTTTCAGCGAGTAACCAAGGTGAAATCCAGATTGGTTTTAAAGATACTGAAGCTAGGATACAATGTACTTTTGAGTGATGTGGATATATACTGGTTTAAAAATCCTTTGCCATTGCTTTCCACTTTTGGTCCTGCCACTCTTGCCGCTCAGTCTGATGAATACAACCAAACAAGTGAGTATTACCATAGCACTTAGCACTATTACTAAAGTGAATAACCAATTCTTTCCACAGTTCGGTAATATGAACTACTTTCTATTTCTAGTGTCCGGTTTAGGAAGAAAATGGTTATTATCTATTTCTTTGAATTCAATACTAGATTGCATTTAGCATCCACATCGACAGTTGGTCTGAATGGAAAATGCATCCTAGGTTTTATCTTAGTATTGTTCCCTTGCAGGACCCATAAACTTACCTAGACGCTTGAACTCTGGCTTTTACTATGCACATTCTGATGCCCCCACCATTTCTGCGATGGGAAAGGTAGTGAGGCATGCTGCAACTTCTGGCCTAACCGAGCAGCCAAGTTTCTATGACACGTTATGTGGTGAAGGGGGTTCGACTCGCAAGGGTGATAATAGATGTGTGGAACCTGGGACAAATTTAACCGTTCATTTCTTGGACAGAAACCTTTTCCCGAATGGTGCATACTTGGGGCTATGGGAGAGAAAAAATGTGAAATCAGCCTGCAAGAAGCAGGGTTGCCTTGTTCTTCATAACAATTGGATTAGTGGAAGAGTAAAGAAGCTGGAGCGTCAGGTAATATCCGGCTTATGGGACTATGATATTACTACAAGGATGTGCTTGGTGTGATCTAAGAATTAGTTGGCTTGAAGTTTCGTAACCTAGTTGGGTAACTTTGGAATTCCTGTGGAATATAACAAAAGAAAATGCCATTTTTGCTTGTGTAATGCCTTGGTTTCATCAATATTTCTGTGGGAGAATATTAAACTAGATAAGCCGGCCATAAAAATACAAACTGACATCCAGAGCAGGTAAGGCAGAAGAATACACAACCTTAAAACAAAGAATGGTCCATGCAACAGAATATAATGAAACATCTGGATCAGGCGGCTATTGATCCACAGCTATGCCGAAGAACTGTGCTGCATTCTGTGGGTTGGTTAGGCATGGCAACCAGGATTCTGGAAGCAAGAAAGATGCGCGAGGATCTCCGATGTCAGTTGACTTCTCGCAATCAAGGGATATATCTGTGAGGATAGTTCATGCAGGTGGGCAAGAGGAACTATATCAAAATGCCGTTCCTGTATCCCATCTGATGAATAAATATCCAGGGATGTGTATTGCACGTCCGGAAGTTTTTACGAATCCTGATGAGTCCCTTTTATGGCCTGAAGATAGCTTGTTGCCTGGCCAAAAGTATTACATTATCCCATCCTCTACAGTGGAAAAACTGAAATATAGACACAGGAAGAAGCTTAAATTCAAACAAGCTGCTGAAGGTAGAGAAGATATGTCAGATGCAAGGATCACTTGGGATATATCTGGAGAAAACTTGGAGGAATCTGTTAATTCTGCACAAGAATTCTATGTTACCAAGCCTTCCAAGGTACCTAAAGTTCCAAAGGAGAGGGTGTCGAAACATTCACTGCGAAGGAGTAGAAGGGTAAAGAAGCCTTTTGTACCTCCACTCCCAAGGACAGGATTGTTGCGGGAATCAGGTTGGGAACCCAGTTTAACTTCTATACAAGAACTTTCTCCATGACTCTTTTTTCTACCTCCCaagttttttcttctttttcctctGTTCTTGTTTGGTTATGCAATCATATGCAAAAGAGTGAATTGCTCAATATTAACTTGAATAAACTGAACCATTTTCATTTGTCATGTTGTGTTAGAGGGCCTTTTTGAGAAGCATGCTGATTCAATATTATTTATCCTTTGAGATATGCTTTTCATGCCATGATTACTACTTGATAAGATTATTGGAAAACATTCTTTGCACCAGTTTGGTTCTGGCGGACTGAATGCTCTTTAAAATGCTCAATTGAATTCGTGCCCAAGTAATTATTGTGCTCTGTCATGGATCTTGTGTTTACAATGAAATGGTAAGCATCCAGAGTTACCTCTACCAGCTTTCTTGCATAACTTTCCAAAAGAGTTCAAATGGTGAATATTTTAGCAAATACTATATGAACCCTTACGCGAAATATCCAATTTGGACTCATCTTACCtgtgttaataatgctttggctctTTCTAGTTCTCGTACAACTAGCTTTGCTTGGCAGATGAGCGCACTACTGCTGAGCTAATATCTTGCTGCAGCAACTACTTTGTTCTTCTTCCCTTAgctttgacttttttttttttaattactctTGTTTGATACTGTTATGCGCCTTGACTTAGGATCTAGTCATAGGTCTAGACGAGAAATAATTCTTACATCAACCTATAGTTATTCAAAGGGCAGATTCTCCTTATTTCATATTGGCAGCCTTTTATAGACTGTTAATAATAAAGAAAAGAGTTTTAATAGAATTTGTAACTTAGAGTTTATGAAGGAAATAAAAACCTATTATAATAGAAAAAATGAGGAAAACTAAAACTCTTAATAAAACCtgatataataagt encodes:
- the LOC108469202 gene encoding beta-arabinofuranosyltransferase RAY1, which translates into the protein MKALLIGLWSVWVSGVLLIALSLYATQRLPLSTNPIFSHTSFSDLDTPKITIFTAPAPFTGSSGTKQSLAIRSWLALSPQISVILFSQHHSAASFAKSLGSRALVESDIDFTFLGVPFFHSMVAKSRAFKSDIYVFLDTETILLPDFVLALNYAHKLDDDWLLFASPRDVPNFPFYLDEDRKHWLKDGQRIRIQELQDTLGSSWQWSCCDSRMVIAWNNGEMPLHHGVLPPFLYGKGVYNHWLINEALSSGLRFVFDASWTISNIALGDSSYQSNCFVKSSNVSDIEKGSWEYDCNSHLAAVYGLSSLHGFNYSAVMKLVKCDGRYLLINATEDFLHTYAYKRKSLWKRHIPKCRRSKTTLACVVRTIKTQNETSGCSLKDGSVHTKTLKLSYSLESLLAITADENKTVVLTVAGYSYKDMLMSWVCRLRRLRITNFLVSSLDYETYQFSVMQGLPVFNDPSAPSNISFNDCHFGTECFQRVTKVKSRLVLKILKLGYNVLLSDVDIYWFKNPLPLLSTFGPATLAAQSDEYNQTRPINLPRRLNSGFYYAHSDAPTISAMGKVVRHAATSGLTEQPSFYDTLCGEGGSTRKGDNRCVEPGTNLTVHFLDRNLFPNGAYLGLWERKNVKSACKKQGCLVLHNNWISGRVKKLERQVISGLWDYDITTRMCLV
- the LOC108469212 gene encoding uncharacterized protein LOC108469212 — encoded protein: MPKNCAAFCGLVRHGNQDSGSKKDARGSPMSVDFSQSRDISVRIVHAGGQEELYQNAVPVSHLMNKYPGMCIARPEVFTNPDESLLWPEDSLLPGQKYYIIPSSTVEKLKYRHRKKLKFKQAAEGREDMSDARITWDISGENLEESVNSAQEFYVTKPSKVPKVPKERVSKHSLRRSRRVKKPFVPPLPRTGLLRESEGLFEKHADSILFIL